CCGATTGGAGACGGGAGCCAACCAGGGCTGCATTGGAGGTTGGAATTGGGCAGAGATTAGACACCTCTTTAGGCAGGTGTTCTTGAGTACCACTGACAACACGGTTCTCAAAGTATTTCATGACAATGGATGGTGACAGTTCCACCACAGATGCTTCTCAACTAGGAATTTCTGCAGACTATATTGGAGGAAGTCATTATGTTATACAGCCTCATGATGATACTGAGGACAGCATGAATGATCATGAAGACACAAATGGTTCAAAAGAAAGTTTTAGAGAACAAGATATATATCTTCCAATTGCAAATGTTGCAAGGATAATGAAAAATGCCATACCTCAAACAGGAAAGATTGCAAAAGATGCCAAAGAATGTGTTCAAGAATGTGTAAGTGAGTTCATCAGCTTTATAACATCTGAAGCAAGTGAAAGATGCCATCAAGAGAAACGGAAGACAATCAATGGAGAAGATATTCTCTTTGCCATGTCTACCTTAGGCTTCGACAGTTATGTAGAACCTCTGAAATTATACCTTCAGAAGTTCAGAGAGGCTattaaaggagagaaaggaattgGTGGAGCAGTCACAGCTACAGATGGACTAAGTGAAGAGCTTACAGAGGAGGCATTTACTAACCAGTCACCAGCTGGCTTAATAACTGCAGATGGTCAGCAACAAAATGTTATGGTTTACACAACATCATATCAACAGATTTCTGGTGTTCAACAAATTCAGTTTTCATGATCTGAAGAAATGATGGACTGGAGAGTGTAGAGAACTGAGTCTGTATGATTCCAGAACAGAGACATTAGAAGGAGCTGACTGGTGAAAAGATGTCTCTTTGTATATTAAATAGTTGTAATGTAGCTTCCCAATGCTTGACTAATTGAGGTGTTAATTCTGACTTGAGAATCTTTTTCATGaatgattttaaagaaaaatttggattttaaaggtattaaaatatttttgttttgtacaaGAGTTTGTTGCTCTGTATGACTCCTGTATGCATTGTATATTGCAGTTTATTACTGTCAGAGATTTGTAGACAGTTTCTTATTTTCATATTGAATCATGTTACTTTTGTAATAATTCAAGTAAGCAGCTGGGTTAATTCATGATGTTTGcccttttaataaaaaataagggtagagtttaaaaaaaaaaaaaaagaagagaggaagacagAAGGATTCAGGTTACAGTGGGCCTTACCCACTGTGCCTGGAGCTTCAACCTCATCCTGTAGAGTTTAGTTTAAAACAGAgtctttgacagtcttgctgagGATGGATGGAGAAAAGGCTATCTAGAGACAGATTGTTTTAAAACTTTGGGGATTGTCTGGATGGAGAACAGTGGTGGTCAAAAGTAAATCAATGGTAGTGAGGATGAGTTTGTGAGCTACTATTTAAAAGATAGACATTTTGGACTGGGTGGctgttatagactgaattgtgtacccccaaaattcataggttgaagccctaaccctcagtgTGACTatgtttggagatggggcctttaaagaggtaattaaggttaaatgaagtcgtAATGATGGAACCCTAATCTCATAGGactagtgttcttataagaaaaggaagagatacCAGGAGTGCTGGTACAAAGAGAAAAGGCCATGGAGGCTGCAGAtggaaggtggctgtctgcaagccaaggagagatgcCCTCCAGAGAGACTAAACTAGCAAgtactttgatcttggacttccagcctccaggactgtaagaaaataagtttctgttatttaagccatgcagtctgtggtattttgttatggcagtcttACCA
This region of Mesoplodon densirostris isolate mMesDen1 chromosome 7, mMesDen1 primary haplotype, whole genome shotgun sequence genomic DNA includes:
- the LOC132493653 gene encoding nuclear transcription factor Y subunit beta-like — encoded protein: MTMDGDSSTTDASQLGISADYIGGSHYVIQPHDDTEDSMNDHEDTNGSKESFREQDIYLPIANVARIMKNAIPQTGKIAKDAKECVQECVSEFISFITSEASERCHQEKRKTINGEDILFAMSTLGFDSYVEPLKLYLQKFREAIKGEKGIGGAVTATDGLSEELTEEAFTNQSPAGLITADGQQQNVMVYTTSYQQISGVQQIQFS